The nucleotide sequence ATAGAAGTGAAACATCGAAAATGCCTTCTGTGCCAGAAGCACATGTGCGCCCGTCTCCTGCTGCAAGTCACGCAGCACGGTGAGATTCCTGCGCAGAAGATCCTCCATGACGACGTAGGCGGGCGTCGGCACAGAATGGAAAATTTCTGCGTATTTCTCGAATTTCCCAAAAGCCTCGCCCATCAATCGACAAGCTCCGGCGTGAAGCTCTCCTGCCACGGCAAGCCCCAGCGATTCAGCGCATCCATGAACGGATCGGGATCGAACTGCTCGATGTTATAGACGCCCGCGCCCTTCCATGTGCCGTTCATCACGAGCATCGCACCGATCATCGCGGGCACGCCCGTCGTGTAGGAAACCGCCTGCGAGCCGACTTCCTTGTAACACGCTTCGTGATCGCAGACGTTATAGACATAGTACGTCTTTTCCTTGCCGTCCTTCTTGCCGCGGAAGATGCAGCCGATGTTCGTCTTGCCCTTCGTCCTCGGGCCAAGGCTCGCGGGATCGGGCAAAACTGCCTTGAGGAACTGCAGCGGAATGATCTTCTTGCCCTCGAACTCAATCGGCTCGATCGAAGTCATGCCGACGTTTTCCAGGCACTTGAGGTGGCGCAGGTAGCTCTCGCCGAACGTCATGAAGAAGCGGATGCGGCGAATGCCGGGGATATTGATCGCGAGCGACTCCAGCTCCTCGTGATGCAAGAGGTACATGTCCTTCTCGCCGACCTCGGGGAAGTTGTAAACGCGCTTGATCTCCATCGGCTCCGTCTCAACCCACTTGCCGTCTTCCCAATAGCTTCCCTTCGCCGAAACCTCGCGGATGTTGATCTCGGGATTGAAGTTCGTCGCAAACGGATAGCCGTGATCGCCCGCGTTGCAGTCAAGAATGTCGATGTAGTTGATCTCATCGAAGTGATGCTTCAAGGCATAAGCGGAAAAGACGCCCGTGACGCCCGGATCGAAGCCCGAGCCGAGCAGCGCCGTGATGCCGGCTTCCTTGAAGCGGTCATTGTACTC is from Selenomonas sputigena ATCC 35185 and encodes:
- a CDS encoding saccharopine dehydrogenase family protein; amino-acid sequence: MGKALIIGAGGVASVAVHKCCQNSDAFEEICIASRTKAKCDALKEKLAGGKTKITTAQVDADKTDELISLIEREKPDVVLNLALPYQDLTIMDACLATKTHYVDTANYEPEDTAKFEYKWQWEYNDRFKEAGITALLGSGFDPGVTGVFSAYALKHHFDEINYIDILDCNAGDHGYPFATNFNPEINIREVSAKGSYWEDGKWVETEPMEIKRVYNFPEVGEKDMYLLHHEELESLAINIPGIRRIRFFMTFGESYLRHLKCLENVGMTSIEPIEFEGKKIIPLQFLKAVLPDPASLGPRTKGKTNIGCIFRGKKDGKEKTYYVYNVCDHEACYKEVGSQAVSYTTGVPAMIGAMLVMNGTWKGAGVYNIEQFDPDPFMDALNRWGLPWQESFTPELVD